A single region of the Octopus bimaculoides isolate UCB-OBI-ISO-001 chromosome 6, ASM119413v2, whole genome shotgun sequence genome encodes:
- the LOC106881942 gene encoding mucin-5AC isoform X1 — MKLYKWVPVSNQEPSQVNEAFYTVNRRHTRNGAAHHIIYKRKGPSKRHEKEPEKPVEPQNLDANSQTASSVTAKSPPLDGTESATNATQEGQNAQPAPAPVANVTNASSTSTETKTNGQHHPSPAADSADVTSNCSSLVPGNVPPLEDSLSANGSSLYTDEGNTMQSQGSNYSDMYGAGNTCMNDDSNSNMSFPDQSNQEYSQDSTEADSDMRMDPENTSAFNPTATNPLQNSARSMMGEDRTSQPKDSAEDTNDSEPPILEPETDAAPAVKRHRRESGSSS, encoded by the exons aGAAATGGTGCTGCTCACCACATCATCTACAAAAGAAAAGGACCCTCAAAACGTCACGAAAAAGAGCCCGAAAAACCTGTTGAACCTCAGAATTTAGATGCAAACAGTCAAA CAGCTTCATCAGTGACAGCCAAATCTCCACCACTAGATGGCACTGAATCTGCTACTAATGCCACCCAGGAAGGGCAGAATGCACAGCCAGCACCTGCTCCTGTTGCTAATGTAACCAAtgcctcctccacctccactgAGACCAAGACCAATGGCCAACATCACCCATCTCCTGCAGCCGACTCTGCTGATGTTACTTCTAACTGTTCCTCTCTGGTGCCTGGCAATGTACCGCCTCTTGAGGACAGCCTCTCTGCTAATG GCTCATCTCTGTACACAGACGAGGGCAACACAATGCAGTCGCAGGGTTCCAACTACAGTGACATGTATGGTGCCGGCAACACATGCATGAATGATGACTCCAACTCTAACATGTCATTTCCTGACCAGTCAAACCAAGAATACTCCCAGGACAGCACTGAGGCTGATTCTGACATGAGGATGG atccagaaaatacttcagccttCAACCCAACTGCTACAAACCCTCTACAAAACTCAG CGAGAAGTATGATGGGAGAAGACAGAACTTCCCAGCCAAAAGACAGTGCTGAAGACACAAATG aTTCTGAACCGCCTATCCTGGAACCAGAGACAGATGCTGCTCCTGCTGTGAAACGTCACCGAAGGGAGTCTGGTAGTTCCAGTTGA
- the LOC106881942 gene encoding mucin-5AC isoform X2, which translates to MKLYKWVPVSNQEPSQVNEAFYTVNRRHTRNGAAHHIIYKRKGPSKRHEKEPEKPVEPQNLDANSQTSSVTAKSPPLDGTESATNATQEGQNAQPAPAPVANVTNASSTSTETKTNGQHHPSPAADSADVTSNCSSLVPGNVPPLEDSLSANGSSLYTDEGNTMQSQGSNYSDMYGAGNTCMNDDSNSNMSFPDQSNQEYSQDSTEADSDMRMDPENTSAFNPTATNPLQNSARSMMGEDRTSQPKDSAEDTNDSEPPILEPETDAAPAVKRHRRESGSSS; encoded by the exons aGAAATGGTGCTGCTCACCACATCATCTACAAAAGAAAAGGACCCTCAAAACGTCACGAAAAAGAGCCCGAAAAACCTGTTGAACCTCAGAATTTAGATGCAAACAGTCAAA CTTCATCAGTGACAGCCAAATCTCCACCACTAGATGGCACTGAATCTGCTACTAATGCCACCCAGGAAGGGCAGAATGCACAGCCAGCACCTGCTCCTGTTGCTAATGTAACCAAtgcctcctccacctccactgAGACCAAGACCAATGGCCAACATCACCCATCTCCTGCAGCCGACTCTGCTGATGTTACTTCTAACTGTTCCTCTCTGGTGCCTGGCAATGTACCGCCTCTTGAGGACAGCCTCTCTGCTAATG GCTCATCTCTGTACACAGACGAGGGCAACACAATGCAGTCGCAGGGTTCCAACTACAGTGACATGTATGGTGCCGGCAACACATGCATGAATGATGACTCCAACTCTAACATGTCATTTCCTGACCAGTCAAACCAAGAATACTCCCAGGACAGCACTGAGGCTGATTCTGACATGAGGATGG atccagaaaatacttcagccttCAACCCAACTGCTACAAACCCTCTACAAAACTCAG CGAGAAGTATGATGGGAGAAGACAGAACTTCCCAGCCAAAAGACAGTGCTGAAGACACAAATG aTTCTGAACCGCCTATCCTGGAACCAGAGACAGATGCTGCTCCTGCTGTGAAACGTCACCGAAGGGAGTCTGGTAGTTCCAGTTGA